The proteins below are encoded in one region of Paramisgurnus dabryanus chromosome 2, PD_genome_1.1, whole genome shotgun sequence:
- the cyb5d1 gene encoding cytochrome b5 domain-containing protein 1, translating to MLRPKYFTPKEVSVHNTLDDIWVSYMGKVYNLTPLVEEHKGDVLLKPIIECAGKDISHWFDPKTKDILRHVDPLTGCIKYYTPRGRFIHIPPPCPRTDWANDFGRPWFKDNRYEVGLLSAKTRWIRIINTLTSQEQRLEVCSEETLDEILERYLRYNAHAASYTWKQNGVNLDMSKTLCENGIPEEDELYCGSPHCDLYSPSICLYFNDDLTEF from the exons atgctTCGTCCAAAGTATTTCACGCCGAAGGAAGTGTCTGTTCACAACACGCTTGATGATATATGGGTGTCGTACATGGGCAAAGTGTACAATCTGACACCACTTGTGGAAGAACATAAAG gCGACGTGCTGTTGAAACCTATTATAGAGTGTGCAGGAAAGGATATCAGTCATTGGTTTGACCCAAAGACAAAAGAC ATTCTTAGGCATGTTGACCCGTTAACTGGCTGCATTAAATACTACACCCCTAGGGGGCGCTTTATACATATACCTCCTCCCTGTCCACGTACTGATTGGGCCAATGATTTTGGGAGACCATGGTTTAAGGATAACCGCTACGAGGTTGGTCTGCTGTCAGCCAAAACACGCTGGATTCGCATTATTAACACACTTACCTCCCAAGAGCAAAGACTGgag GTGTGCTCAGAAGAAACTTTGGATGAGATCCTCGAGCGATACCTGCGCTATAATGCCCACGCAGCAAGCTACACCTGGAAACAAAACGGGGTGAACTTGGATATGAGCAAGACCCTATGCGAAAACGGCATCCCTGAAGAAGATGAGCTTTATTGTGGAAGCCCACACTGTGACCTCTATTCTCCTTCTATATGTCTGTATTTTAATGATGATCTTACCGAATTTTGA
- the cldn15a gene encoding claudin-15a, whose protein sequence is MEPILEAVALILGFLGWVMVGITLPNRYWKVSSIDGTVITTSTIYENLWMSCATDSTGVHNCREFPSLLALSGYIQASRALMIAAVVCGTFGVVATLIGMQCSRACEGNDVLKGRIAGTGGVFFLLQGLCTMISVSWYAFNITQDFFNPLYPGQKYEIGEGLYIGWASGTLAICGGACLMFSCQFGTKEKKYIYQPSRGTAYSASASRKDVQSTYDRNAYV, encoded by the exons ATGGAACCAATTCTTGAAGCCGTTGCTTTAATTCTTGGCTTTTTGGGCTGGGTGATGGTTGGCATCACGCTACCCAACCGTTACTGGAAGGTCTCCTCCATAGATGGGACTGTTATTACCACATCAACAATTTACGAGAATCTGTGGATGTCCTGCGCCACGGACTCGACGGGAGTGCACAACTGCCGCGAATTTCCATCTTTGCTTGCATTATCTG GGTATATCCAGGCGTCCCGGGCTCTTATGATCGCTGCAGTGGTGTGTGGGACTTTTGGAGTGGTGGCTACACTCATCGGCATGCAGTGCTCTAGAGCCTGTGAAGGCAATGATGTCCTTAAAGGCAGAATTGCTGGCACTGGAGGTGTATTTTTCCTTCTTCAAG GTCTCTGCACGATGATATCAGTGTCATGGTATGCGTTCAACATCACTCAGGATTTCTTCAATCCACTCTACCCTGGCCAAAA GTATGAGATTGGAGAGGGTTTATACATTGGCTGGGCATCTGGTACTCTAGCCATCTGTGGTGGAGCTTGCCTCATGTTTTCCTGTCAATTTGGCACAAAAGAAAAGAA ATACATATACCAGCCATCGCGTGGGACTGCCTACTCAGCATCCGCATCCAGGAAAGACGTTCAAAGCACTTATGACAGAAATGCATATGTCTGA
- the dnajc3b gene encoding dnaJ homolog subfamily C member 3b produces MESGRRRGISGVLSSLSLLCVLLDLQLDGMLGATPVEIEHHLEMGRKLLAAGQLAEALSHYHSAVEGDSKNYLTYYKRAAVFLAMGKSKSALPDLTQAIQLKPDFLAARLQRGYILLKQGSTQEAKEDFQAVLKRSPDNEEAHDQLHKADELESQLEEAHKAHHRGDYVTAIQVLERVIELSPWDPESRELRAECYIRLGDPRKAIMDLTPATRLRADNRAGFLKLSQLHYSLGEHHDSLNQVRECLKLDQDDKECFAHYKLVKKLSKQLDSAEELISEQRYQEAIEKYESVMKTEPNVLFYTNKANERICFCLVKMKSAEEAVDICSESHQRQPQNIHILRERAEAYILLQEYEKAVEDYQEAREFDQENQELREGLDRAQKLLKLSRKRDYYKILGVGRSANKQEIIKAYRKLAQQWHPDNFQSETEKKEAEKRFIDIASAKEVLTDPEMRQKFDSGEDPLDPENQQGGGGGGGREWPFGFNPFEGGNFHFKFHYN; encoded by the exons ATGGAGTCGGGACGGCGGAGAGGTATAAGCGGCGTCCTGTCCTCTCTGTCTCTGCTATGTGTTCTTCTGGACCTGCAGCTGGACG GTATGTTAGGAGCCACACCTGTGGAGATTGAGCATCATCTGGAAATGGGTCGTAAGCTGCTGGCAGCCGGACAGCTTGCTGAGGCCCTGTCTCACTATCACTCAGCTGTCG AGGGTGACTCAAAAAATTACCTGACGTACTACAAACGTGCAGCAGTTTTTTTGGCCATGGGCAAGTCTAAATCAGCACTTCCAGACCTGACCCAGGCCATACAGCTAAAGCCGGACTTCCTCGCT gCCAGATTGCAGAGGGGTTATATTCTACTGAAACAGGGAAGCACTCAGGAGGCTAAAGAGGACTTCCAAGCTGTA cTGAAGCGTTCTCCGGATAATGAAGAAGCTCATGATCAGCTCCACAAGGCCGATGAGCTAGAATCACAACTGGAAGAGGCACACAAGGCCCATCACCGTGGCGACTATGTCACTGCTATCCAGGTGCTGGAGCGGGTAATAGAG CTCTCTCCGTGGGACCCGGAATCCCGAGAGCTGAGGGCAGAGTGCTATATCCGGCTCGGGGATCCAAGGAAAGCTATTATGGACTTGACTCCAGCAACACGTCTCCGTGCAGACAACCGAGCAGGCTTCCTGAAACTTAGTCAGCTGCACTATAGTCTGGGCGAGCATCATGACTCGCTTAA TCAGGTCCGTGAGTGTCTGAAGCTGGATCAGGATGATAAGGAGTGTTTTGCCCACTACAAACTGGTTAAAAAGCTTAGCAAGCAGCTGGACTCGGCAGAGGAACTGATCTCAGAACAGAG GTATCAGGAAGCCATTGAGAAGTATGAATCAGTGATGAAAACAGAGCCGAACGTTCTGTTCTACACTAATAAGGCGAATGAGAGGATCTGCTTCTGCTTAGTTAAG ATGAAGAGTGCCGAAGAGGCTGTAGACATATGTTCAGAATCTCATCAGAGACAACCTCAGAATATCCACATCCTCAGAGAAAGAGCAGAGGCCTACATCCTGCTGCAGGAATATGAAAAAG CTGTGGAGGACTATCAGGAAGCTCGTGAATTTGATCAGGAGAACCAGGAGCTCCGAGAAGGACTTGATCGAGCACAGAAGCTTCTCAAGCTCTCTCGCAAGAGAGATTATTACAAGATCCTTGGGGTGGGCAG gAGCGCCAACAAACAGGAAATCATAAAAGCATATAGGAAGCTGGCCCAGCAGTGGCATCCTGATAATTTCCAATCTGAGACAGAAAAGAAAGAGGCGGAGAAAAGGTTTATTGATATCGCCTCTGCAAAGGAGGTGCTTACAGATCCAG AAATGCGTCAGAAGTTTGATTCTGGTGAGGATCCTCTAGATCCTGAGAATCAGCAGGGCGGAGGAGGTGGAGGAGGCAGAGAATGGCCCTTTGGTTTCAACCCCTTCGAAGGTGGAAACTTTCACTTCAAGTTCCACTACAACTGA